One part of the Mariniflexile litorale genome encodes these proteins:
- a CDS encoding methylmalonyl-CoA mutase family protein, which yields MMSIEPYKPKHKVRIVTAASLFDGHDASINIMRRIIQATGVEVIHLGHDRSVEEVVNTAIQEDVNAICLTSYQGGHNEYFRYMFDLLKEKGAEHIKIFGGGGGVILPSEIKELMDYGITRIYSPDDGRGMGLQGMINDLVEKSDYPTPDFPKDENVLQSLKNKNVNTIARLISFAENRHDEFEKSFSPLVKTGKGDVLGITGTGGAGKSSLVDELVRRFLIDFPEKTIGIISVDPSKRKTGGALLGDRIRMNAINNSRVYMRSLATRQSNLALSKYVHEAIEVLKAAEYDLIILETSGIGQSDTEIIEHSDVSLYVMTPEFGAATQLEKIDMLDFADLVAINKFDKRGSLDALRDVKKQYMRNNNLWDAPQEQLPVFGTIASQFNDPGMNTLYKAVIDKLVEKASADLESTFTISDEISEKIFVIPLARIRYLSEIAENNRAYDAKANKQVEVAQKLFGIYKTIESVLNVIASVTKRSFLDKYGINNDEILIYSTAENKEFIKLLVSEFDRVKRNLDPYNWDIITSWEDKINRYKNPVYNFKVRDKDIDIKTHSESLSHLQIPKVVLPKYQAWGDVLKWVLQENVPGEFPYTSGLYPFKRTGEDPARMFAGEGSPERTNKRFHYVSAGLPAKRLSTAFDSVTLYGNDPDLRPDIYGKIGNAGVSICCLDDAKKLYSGFNLFDVMTSVSMTINGPAPMLLGYFMNTAIDQQCEIYIRENNLEKEVEDKITKLYKGKKRPKYNGKLPEGNNGLGLMLIGVTGDQVLPAKVYHNIKTKTIAQVRGTVQADILKEDQAQNTCIFSTEFALRLMGDVQEYFIENNVRNFYSVSISGYHIAEAGANPITQLALTLSNGFTYVEYYLSRGMDINKFGPNLSFFFSNGIDPEYAVIGRVARKIWAKAMKFKYQANERAQMLKYHIQTSGRSLHAQEIDFNDIRTTLQALYAIYDNCNSLHTNAYDEAITTPTEESVRRAMAIQLIINKELGLAKNENPIQGSFIIEELTDLVEEAVLLEFDRITERGGVLGAMETMYQRSKIQEESLYYETMKHNGAFPIIGVNTFLSSKGSPTVLPTEVIRATEEEKQFQIKTLENLHEAHDTTLLLKDLQQKAIHNENIFKALMEVCKVCSLGQITNALFEVGGQYRRNM from the coding sequence ATGATGTCAATAGAACCTTATAAACCAAAACATAAAGTTAGAATTGTGACTGCGGCATCCTTGTTTGATGGACATGATGCTTCTATAAATATCATGCGTCGTATTATTCAGGCAACTGGAGTAGAAGTGATTCACTTAGGGCACGACAGAAGTGTGGAGGAAGTAGTAAATACCGCCATTCAAGAAGATGTAAATGCGATTTGTTTGACTTCGTATCAAGGTGGACACAATGAGTATTTTAGATATATGTTCGATTTGTTGAAGGAAAAAGGGGCAGAACATATAAAGATTTTTGGCGGCGGCGGCGGCGTTATTTTACCATCTGAAATTAAAGAGTTGATGGATTATGGGATTACCCGTATTTATTCACCAGACGATGGTAGAGGAATGGGGTTACAAGGTATGATAAATGATTTGGTTGAAAAATCGGATTATCCCACTCCAGATTTCCCTAAAGATGAAAATGTTTTGCAATCCCTTAAAAACAAGAATGTAAATACTATTGCTCGATTAATTTCATTTGCAGAAAATAGACATGATGAATTTGAAAAAAGCTTTTCCCCTTTAGTGAAAACGGGAAAGGGGGATGTACTAGGAATTACAGGAACTGGTGGTGCTGGAAAATCAAGTTTGGTAGATGAGTTAGTGCGTCGTTTTTTAATTGACTTTCCTGAAAAAACAATCGGAATTATTTCGGTAGATCCCTCAAAACGAAAAACAGGGGGAGCACTCTTGGGTGATAGAATTCGCATGAATGCTATTAATAATTCGCGAGTTTATATGCGTAGTTTAGCAACTCGTCAATCAAATTTAGCGCTTTCAAAATATGTGCATGAGGCTATTGAAGTGTTGAAAGCTGCGGAATACGATTTAATTATTTTAGAAACATCAGGAATCGGACAGTCGGATACCGAAATTATAGAACATAGCGATGTATCATTATATGTGATGACACCAGAATTTGGTGCTGCAACCCAATTGGAAAAAATTGATATGCTCGATTTTGCCGATTTGGTAGCCATAAATAAATTTGACAAAAGAGGATCTTTAGATGCGTTGCGTGATGTGAAAAAGCAGTACATGCGCAATAATAATCTTTGGGATGCCCCTCAAGAGCAACTGCCAGTTTTTGGAACTATAGCTTCACAATTTAACGACCCTGGTATGAATACGCTTTACAAGGCAGTTATTGATAAGTTAGTTGAAAAAGCTTCGGCAGATTTAGAATCAACATTCACTATTTCAGATGAAATTAGTGAGAAGATTTTTGTTATTCCGCTAGCAAGAATTCGTTATTTATCTGAAATAGCAGAGAATAACCGAGCGTATGATGCTAAAGCTAACAAACAAGTTGAAGTGGCTCAAAAACTCTTTGGTATTTATAAAACTATTGAATCTGTTTTAAACGTCATTGCGAGTGTAACGAAGCGATCTTTTCTTGATAAGTACGGCATTAATAATGATGAGATTCTAATCTATTCAACTGCCGAAAACAAAGAGTTTATTAAATTATTAGTATCAGAATTCGATCGTGTCAAACGAAACCTTGATCCTTATAATTGGGATATTATAACGAGTTGGGAAGACAAGATAAATAGGTATAAGAACCCTGTGTACAACTTTAAAGTTCGTGATAAAGACATAGACATTAAAACACATTCAGAGTCACTTTCTCATTTACAAATTCCAAAAGTAGTCCTACCTAAATATCAAGCTTGGGGTGATGTTTTAAAATGGGTACTACAAGAAAATGTGCCAGGGGAATTCCCTTACACATCAGGATTGTATCCTTTTAAAAGAACAGGTGAAGACCCAGCACGTATGTTTGCAGGCGAAGGCAGTCCCGAGCGCACCAATAAACGATTTCATTATGTAAGTGCAGGTTTACCAGCAAAACGTTTGTCTACCGCTTTTGATAGCGTGACGCTTTATGGAAACGATCCTGATTTACGTCCGGATATCTATGGAAAAATTGGTAATGCAGGGGTAAGTATTTGTTGTTTAGACGATGCTAAAAAATTGTATTCGGGTTTTAATTTGTTTGATGTTATGACGTCGGTGAGTATGACCATCAACGGACCTGCTCCCATGCTTTTAGGGTATTTTATGAATACAGCTATAGATCAACAATGTGAAATTTATATAAGGGAAAATAATTTAGAAAAAGAAGTTGAAGATAAAATAACAAAACTTTATAAAGGTAAAAAGCGACCCAAATACAATGGAAAATTACCAGAAGGAAATAATGGTTTGGGTTTGATGCTTATAGGTGTTACTGGTGATCAAGTGTTACCTGCTAAGGTATACCACAATATAAAAACAAAAACCATAGCCCAAGTTCGTGGAACTGTACAAGCTGATATTCTAAAAGAAGACCAAGCGCAAAACACCTGTATATTTTCAACAGAATTTGCACTGCGTTTAATGGGCGATGTTCAGGAGTATTTTATTGAAAATAATGTGCGTAATTTTTATTCGGTGTCTATTTCGGGCTATCATATTGCTGAAGCGGGTGCAAATCCTATCACGCAATTGGCTTTAACCTTATCGAATGGGTTCACTTATGTGGAATATTATTTAAGCCGAGGCATGGATATTAATAAATTTGGCCCCAATTTATCTTTCTTTTTCTCAAATGGCATTGATCCTGAGTATGCTGTTATTGGTCGTGTAGCCCGCAAAATTTGGGCAAAAGCTATGAAGTTTAAATATCAGGCAAACGAACGAGCTCAAATGCTTAAATATCATATTCAAACATCTGGTAGGAGTTTGCATGCTCAGGAAATCGATTTTAATGATATTCGCACTACACTACAAGCACTATATGCTATATACGATAATTGTAATTCACTACATACCAATGCTTACGATGAGGCGATTACGACGCCAACCGAAGAGTCGGTGCGCCGGGCTATGGCAATTCAGCTAATTATAAATAAGGAATTAGGATTGGCTAAAAATGAAAACCCAATTCAAGGTTCGTTTATTATTGAAGAATTAACCGATTTGGTAGAAGAAGCAGTGCTTTTAGAATTCGATAGAATTACCGAACGCGGCGGTGTTTTAGGTGCTATGGAAACCATGTACCAACGTAGTAAAATACAAGAAGAAAGTTTGTATTATGAAACCATGAAACACAATGGTGCTTTCCCTATAATTGGTGTAAATACCTTTTTAAGCAGTAAAGGTTCTCCAACAGTATTACCTACGGAAGTTATTAGAGCTACAGAAGAAGAAAAACAGTTTCAAATAAAAACATTGGAAAATCTTCATGAAGCACATGATACCACATTACTTTTGAAAGACCTTCAGCAAAAAGCAATTCATAATGAAAATATTTTTAAAGCTTTAATGGAAGTTTGTAAAGTTTGTTCATTAGGGCAAATCACGAATGCCCTATTTGAAGTAGGGGGGCAGTATCGGAGAAATATGTAA
- the pyrF gene encoding orotidine-5'-phosphate decarboxylase, whose translation MTTNQLISEIKKKQSFLCIGLDVDLNKIPQHLLKEEDPIFAFNKAIIDATHHLCVAYKPNTAFYEAYGLKGWKALEKTIRYINKNHPEIFTIADAKRGDIGNTSTMYAKAFFEDLAFDSVTVAPYMGKDSVEPFLAFEDKHTILLALTSNEGAFDFQTKTVDGKELYKQVLETSKTWKNSKNLMYVVGATKAEYLADIRNIIPDSFLLVPGVGAQGGNLQEVCKYGMNAQVGLLINSSRGIIYASKNEDFAQVAVTKALELQREMQVILSK comes from the coding sequence ATGACAACAAACCAACTTATCTCGGAAATCAAAAAAAAACAATCCTTTCTATGCATTGGGTTAGATGTCGATTTAAATAAAATACCACAGCATCTTTTAAAAGAAGAAGACCCTATTTTTGCTTTTAATAAAGCAATCATAGATGCAACACATCATTTATGTGTTGCCTATAAACCAAACACCGCCTTTTACGAAGCCTATGGTTTAAAAGGTTGGAAAGCTTTAGAAAAAACGATCCGTTATATAAACAAAAACCATCCAGAAATTTTCACGATAGCCGACGCTAAACGTGGTGATATAGGGAATACTAGTACCATGTATGCGAAAGCTTTTTTTGAAGATTTAGCATTTGATTCGGTTACTGTAGCACCGTATATGGGGAAAGATTCTGTCGAGCCTTTTTTAGCTTTTGAAGACAAACATACCATTCTATTGGCATTAACCTCAAACGAAGGCGCTTTCGATTTTCAAACGAAAACAGTAGATGGGAAAGAGTTATATAAACAGGTGTTAGAAACTTCAAAAACTTGGAAAAACTCTAAAAACTTAATGTATGTTGTAGGGGCTACAAAAGCAGAATATTTAGCAGATATTAGAAATATTATTCCTGATAGTTTTTTATTGGTTCCAGGAGTTGGTGCACAAGGGGGTAATTTACAAGAGGTTTGCAAATATGGAATGAATGCCCAAGTTGGTTTGCTAATCAATTCTTCAAGAGGCATTATTTATGCTTCCAAGAATGAAGATTTTGCACAAGTTGCAGTCACCAAAGCCTTAGAACTTCAGCGTGAAATGCAAGTTATTTTATCTAAATAG
- a CDS encoding Lacal_2735 family protein encodes MSANDIITNRQKKLDEQYKELMEQAYNFRQTDSELSDVAEFRAMRLLNKLNTLRYFSRNQVKF; translated from the coding sequence ATGAGCGCTAATGATATCATAACAAATCGTCAAAAAAAACTCGATGAGCAATATAAAGAGCTGATGGAACAAGCATATAATTTCCGTCAAACAGATTCAGAGCTTAGCGATGTTGCAGAATTTCGAGCTATGCGTTTACTTAACAAACTAAATACACTCCGGTATTTTTCAAGAAATCAAGTGAAATTTTAA
- the purU gene encoding formyltetrahydrofolate deformylase gives MQKITILIHCKDRPNIIASVTNFVAEKQGNIVYIDQHVDREQNIFFMRLESEFIHESFTADKFKEAFKNNLAGKFGMKWRIYSSARKPKMALFISKYDHCLYDLLGRYNSGELNLEIPFIVSNHLDLKPIADSFKIPFYHIPVTKDTKQEAEQQQLALLEKYKIDFIVLARYMQIISEKLITKYPNKIINIHHSFLPAFVGAKPYHSAFKRGVKIIGATSHYVTEELDAGPIIDQGVTRVSHSHSIEDLIAKGRDLEKIVLANAIKLHTNRKVMVYNNKTIIFS, from the coding sequence ATGCAAAAGATTACTATTCTAATTCATTGTAAAGACCGTCCAAATATTATTGCTTCTGTAACCAATTTTGTTGCTGAAAAACAAGGTAATATTGTGTATATAGACCAACATGTTGATAGAGAGCAAAATATTTTTTTTATGCGTTTAGAAAGCGAATTTATTCATGAATCTTTTACCGCCGATAAATTTAAAGAAGCATTTAAAAACAATTTAGCTGGAAAATTTGGAATGAAATGGCGTATTTATTCGTCGGCTAGAAAACCTAAAATGGCCTTGTTTATTTCTAAATACGACCACTGCTTATACGATTTATTAGGGCGTTACAATTCTGGTGAACTTAATTTAGAAATACCTTTTATAGTTAGTAATCATTTAGATTTAAAACCAATTGCAGATAGTTTTAAAATTCCGTTTTATCACATTCCTGTAACCAAAGACACCAAGCAAGAAGCTGAACAACAACAATTGGCACTATTAGAAAAATATAAAATTGATTTTATTGTTTTAGCAAGGTACATGCAAATTATTTCTGAAAAATTAATTACCAAGTATCCTAACAAAATAATTAACATACACCATTCGTTTTTACCTGCATTTGTGGGTGCCAAACCATACCACTCGGCATTTAAACGCGGCGTAAAAATTATTGGAGCTACGAGTCATTATGTCACCGAAGAACTAGATGCTGGCCCCATTATAGACCAAGGTGTTACCCGTGTGTCTCATTCACATTCTATCGAAGATTTAATTGCCAAAGGACGCGATTTAGAAAAAATAGTATTGGCTAATGCCATTAAACTACATACCAATAGAAAAGTAATGGTTTATAATAATAAAACTATTATTTTCTCTTAA
- a CDS encoding Lrp/AsnC family transcriptional regulator, producing MNLDALNWKILKCLQENARLSNAEIGRQVGISSPAVSERIKRMEDGGIILGYKTVVSPLDMGYQLKAIITLHAFIGKLKPFLEKVKTFDEVLNCYRITGNENIVMEVLLKNQKHLETFIDQLIVYGETKTQIVLSHVTRYKEVKPVK from the coding sequence ATGAATTTAGATGCACTTAATTGGAAGATTTTGAAGTGTTTGCAAGAAAATGCACGACTATCTAATGCCGAAATAGGTAGGCAAGTGGGTATTAGTTCGCCAGCGGTTTCAGAACGTATAAAAAGAATGGAAGATGGAGGAATTATATTGGGGTACAAGACCGTAGTGTCTCCATTAGATATGGGGTATCAATTAAAAGCCATTATAACCTTGCATGCATTTATTGGTAAGTTGAAACCTTTTTTAGAGAAAGTTAAAACCTTCGATGAAGTTTTAAATTGCTATAGAATTACTGGCAATGAAAACATCGTTATGGAGGTGCTTTTAAAAAACCAAAAACACTTAGAAACTTTTATAGACCAACTTATTGTTTATGGTGAAACTAAAACACAAATAGTACTATCTCATGTAACACGTTACAAAGAAGTGAAGCCAGTAAAATAA
- a CDS encoding DUF4197 domain-containing protein → MIRKISLFLLVLNLTACAELQQVVNQLPQGVGLGNDEIAAGLRQALDFGIEKQVAKLTQTDGFYKNNLVKILLPEELQKVDKGLRDIGLSKLADEGLKALNRAAEDAVKEATPIFIDAVKGITFADAKNILIGSDDAATQYLNGKTQTALYAKFNPVIKNSFSKVGADEIWSNLINKYNSIPFTSDVNPDLTDYVTGEALKGVYTMIAVEEKEIRNNLSSRTTDLLKKVFALQD, encoded by the coding sequence ATGATTCGTAAAATTTCATTATTCCTTTTAGTTTTAAATCTTACTGCCTGTGCAGAATTACAACAAGTTGTTAATCAATTACCACAAGGAGTTGGTCTTGGAAATGATGAAATTGCTGCAGGTTTAAGACAAGCCTTAGATTTTGGAATTGAAAAACAAGTTGCAAAATTAACGCAAACCGATGGATTTTATAAAAACAATCTGGTTAAAATTTTATTACCCGAAGAATTACAGAAAGTAGATAAAGGTCTTAGAGATATTGGTTTAAGCAAATTAGCAGATGAAGGTTTAAAAGCACTTAATAGAGCTGCCGAAGATGCTGTAAAAGAAGCTACTCCAATATTTATTGACGCTGTTAAGGGCATCACATTTGCAGATGCAAAAAACATATTAATTGGTAGCGATGATGCAGCAACCCAATATCTAAACGGTAAAACCCAAACTGCATTATATGCTAAATTCAATCCTGTAATAAAAAATTCATTTAGTAAAGTGGGAGCTGATGAAATTTGGAGTAATCTTATAAATAAATATAACAGCATTCCTTTTACTTCTGATGTAAATCCTGATTTAACAGATTATGTTACTGGTGAAGCCTTAAAAGGTGTTTACACAATGATTGCCGTTGAAGAAAAAGAAATTCGTAACAATTTATCGTCTAGAACTACAGATTTATTGAAAAAAGTATTTGCTCTACAAGACTAA
- a CDS encoding ABC transporter ATP-binding protein, whose translation MIIEIDNIELYFKDKCILSGVYLKSETGKITGILGSNGSGKSCFLKIIFGSLKSKYKLVRIDNKPILKPLYLTNQVTYLPQHHFIPNNVKLKTAFKLFNIPWAGFVNAFEMFHLNKNIHFNRLSGGERRLIETYIVLKSNKKIILLDEPFSHLSPLHIEKIKTLIEEEKNKKAIIITDHMYNHIVDISDSIYLIKNGCTKLINDLKELEDYKYLSAGTLN comes from the coding sequence ATGATAATAGAAATAGACAACATTGAACTTTATTTTAAAGATAAATGTATTTTAAGTGGTGTTTATTTGAAATCTGAAACAGGAAAAATCACTGGTATTTTAGGAAGCAATGGCAGTGGCAAAAGCTGTTTTTTAAAAATTATTTTTGGTTCGTTAAAATCAAAATACAAACTAGTTAGAATAGACAATAAACCCATATTAAAACCATTATACCTAACAAATCAAGTTACCTATTTACCTCAGCATCATTTTATACCAAACAATGTTAAATTGAAGACTGCTTTCAAATTATTTAATATTCCTTGGGCAGGATTTGTTAACGCTTTTGAAATGTTTCATCTAAACAAAAACATTCATTTCAATAGACTATCTGGAGGAGAACGCAGATTAATAGAAACTTATATAGTCTTAAAAAGCAATAAGAAAATCATTTTATTGGATGAGCCTTTTTCACATTTATCACCATTACATATTGAAAAAATAAAAACACTTATTGAAGAAGAAAAAAATAAAAAAGCTATAATAATTACCGACCATATGTATAACCATATCGTTGATATTTCAGACTCTATTTACTTAATAAAAAACGGCTGTACAAAACTAATTAATGATTTAAAAGAATTAGAAGATTACAAATACTTATCCGCTGGCACTTTGAATTAA
- a CDS encoding sigma-70 family RNA polymerase sigma factor — MQTQDIWKTYSNDIKHFIFSKVKDAVVTDDLLQETFIKVHTKLDTLKDEDKLKSWLFAIARYTVLDYFRNNNITYEVTEVDMTFDDQKLDHTKEDCLRGIIKSLPKKYRAPLFLSDIKGIKQAHISEQLQLPLPTIKSQIQRGRKLITQGFIDCCDFKVNDAGYLIGEIKDKEDCKMCH, encoded by the coding sequence ATGCAAACTCAAGACATTTGGAAAACGTATTCAAACGATATCAAACACTTTATATTTAGTAAGGTGAAAGATGCCGTTGTAACAGATGATTTGCTTCAAGAAACTTTTATAAAAGTACACACCAAGTTAGATACTTTAAAAGATGAAGATAAATTAAAGTCGTGGTTGTTTGCAATTGCTAGATATACAGTTCTGGATTATTTTAGAAACAATAATATAACCTATGAAGTTACAGAAGTAGATATGACTTTTGATGACCAAAAGTTAGATCATACCAAAGAAGATTGTCTAAGAGGTATTATTAAAAGTTTACCTAAAAAATATAGAGCACCTTTGTTTTTATCGGATATTAAAGGAATAAAACAAGCTCACATATCAGAACAATTACAATTGCCGTTGCCTACTATAAAATCTCAAATACAACGCGGTAGAAAATTAATAACCCAAGGCTTTATAGATTGCTGCGATTTTAAAGTGAATGATGCAGGTTATCTTATTGGAGAGATTAAAGATAAAGAGGATTGTAAAATGTGTCATTAG
- the prfA gene encoding peptide chain release factor 1, with amino-acid sequence MLDKLQIVKQRFDEVSDLIIQPDIMTDQKRYIALNKEYKDLKLLIDKREEYIEVTNNLAEAEDIISEGGDAEMVEMAKMQYEEAKDRIPKLEDEIKVLLIPKDPEDTKNAVVELRAGTGGDEASIFAGDLFRMYSKYCESKGWKVDTVDFSEGTNGGFKEIQFEVTGEDVYGTLKFEAGVHRVQRVPQTETQGRVHTSAATVMVFPEAEEFDVEINPKEVRIDFFCSSGPGGQSVNTTYSAVRLTHIPTGLVAQCQDQKSQHKNKEKAFKVLRSRLYEMELAKKNEADAAKRGSMVTSGDRSAKIRTYNYSQGRVTDHRIGLTLYDLSNIVNGDIQRIIDELQLAENTEKLKANSDLI; translated from the coding sequence ATGTTAGACAAATTACAAATAGTAAAGCAACGTTTTGATGAGGTGAGCGATTTGATTATCCAACCAGATATCATGACCGACCAAAAACGATACATTGCATTAAATAAAGAATATAAAGATCTTAAACTTCTTATTGATAAACGAGAGGAATACATTGAAGTTACTAATAATTTAGCTGAAGCTGAAGATATTATTTCTGAAGGAGGGGATGCTGAAATGGTTGAAATGGCTAAAATGCAGTATGAAGAAGCCAAAGATCGAATTCCTAAGTTGGAAGACGAAATCAAAGTTCTTTTAATACCTAAAGATCCCGAAGATACTAAAAATGCTGTAGTGGAATTACGTGCAGGAACTGGTGGTGATGAAGCGAGTATTTTTGCCGGCGATTTATTTAGAATGTACAGCAAATACTGTGAAAGTAAAGGTTGGAAGGTTGATACAGTAGATTTTAGTGAAGGAACAAACGGTGGTTTTAAAGAAATCCAGTTTGAAGTTACTGGTGAAGATGTGTACGGTACTTTAAAATTTGAAGCAGGCGTACACCGCGTACAACGTGTGCCGCAAACGGAAACACAAGGACGCGTGCATACTAGTGCAGCAACGGTTATGGTGTTTCCAGAAGCGGAAGAATTCGATGTAGAAATAAATCCAAAAGAAGTTAGAATCGATTTTTTCTGTTCTTCAGGTCCTGGTGGTCAGTCTGTAAATACTACTTATTCAGCAGTGCGTTTAACGCATATTCCAACGGGATTAGTGGCACAATGTCAAGATCAAAAATCGCAACATAAAAATAAGGAAAAAGCATTTAAAGTATTGCGTTCTCGACTTTATGAAATGGAATTGGCTAAGAAAAATGAAGCCGATGCAGCAAAACGCGGTTCGATGGTAACATCTGGAGACAGAAGTGCTAAAATTAGAACGTATAATTACTCACAAGGGCGGGTAACCGATCATAGAATTGGTTTAACGTTATACGACTTGTCAAATATCGTAAATGGCGACATACAAAGAATTATTGATGAATTACAATTAGCTGAAAACACTGAAAAGTTAAAGGCGAATAGTGATTTGATTTAA